One window of the Mycobacterium xenopi genome contains the following:
- a CDS encoding IS1380 family transposase translates to MHSSYTFTTGSAVFDEQNLLSAAGLVPVLELAEQTGLSELINERVDLPSTRVKSGAVNPAGKLTSIVAGMMCGADSIDDANVLRAGGTPRVFNEVYAPSTLGIFLREFTFGHTKQLAAVAREHLIALAARTPLLAGADERMFLDIDSLLRPVYGHAKQGASFGHAKIASRALLRLGLSPQITTISTATAAPVIAEAQLRSGKAASGRGAAYQLKQAITTAKAINPDAPILVRGDSMFGTKKVITTCIQRGAEFSLSISRNKRINAAIAAIDEAAWTPVHYPGAVEDPDTGALISDAQVAETPYTLRLARGRTLTVRLVVRRVKDARHLDALFPVWRYHPFVTNSALPVDQADITHRRHAIIETTFADLIDGPLAHIPSGLFAANCAWLACAVIAHNLLRAVGTLAGGHHAVARGATLRRDLINIPARFAAPARKPMLHLPAHWHWRARWKALWHNVIGYPIAQPRAA, encoded by the coding sequence ATGCACTCATCGTATACGTTCACCACCGGATCGGCGGTGTTTGACGAGCAGAATCTGCTGTCGGCGGCCGGGTTGGTGCCAGTGCTGGAACTGGCTGAGCAGACCGGTCTTTCGGAATTGATCAACGAGCGCGTGGATCTGCCGTCGACTCGGGTGAAGTCCGGCGCGGTCAACCCGGCTGGCAAGCTGACCTCGATCGTCGCCGGGATGATGTGCGGCGCGGACAGCATCGATGATGCCAATGTGCTGCGCGCCGGCGGCACACCCCGGGTGTTCAACGAGGTATATGCCCCATCGACGTTGGGGATCTTTTTGCGCGAGTTCACCTTCGGGCATACCAAACAACTCGCCGCAGTGGCCCGCGAGCATCTGATCGCACTGGCGGCGCGCACCCCGCTGCTGGCTGGCGCCGACGAGCGGATGTTTTTGGACATCGACTCGCTGCTGCGCCCGGTCTACGGCCACGCCAAGCAGGGCGCCTCCTTCGGTCATGCCAAGATCGCCAGCCGCGCGCTGCTGCGGCTGGGCCTGTCCCCACAGATCACCACCATCTCCACGGCGACCGCCGCGCCGGTGATCGCCGAGGCGCAGCTACGGAGCGGCAAAGCCGCCTCCGGGCGCGGTGCCGCATACCAGCTCAAGCAGGCGATCACCACCGCGAAAGCGATCAACCCCGACGCGCCGATCCTGGTGCGCGGCGACTCAATGTTTGGCACCAAGAAAGTGATCACCACCTGCATTCAGCGAGGCGCCGAATTCTCCCTGTCGATCAGCCGCAACAAGCGCATCAACGCCGCGATCGCCGCCATCGACGAGGCCGCCTGGACCCCGGTGCACTACCCGGGCGCGGTCGAAGACCCCGACACCGGGGCGTTGATCTCCGATGCCCAGGTCGCCGAAACCCCCTACACCCTGCGCCTGGCCCGCGGCCGAACACTGACCGTGCGGCTGGTAGTGCGCCGGGTCAAAGACGCCCGCCACCTGGATGCGTTGTTTCCGGTGTGGCGCTATCACCCGTTTGTCACCAACTCCGCGCTGCCGGTCGACCAGGCCGATATCACCCACCGACGCCACGCCATCATCGAAACCACCTTCGCCGATTTAATCGACGGCCCACTGGCACACATCCCGTCGGGGCTGTTCGCGGCCAACTGCGCCTGGCTGGCCTGCGCGGTGATCGCCCATAACCTGCTGCGCGCCGTCGGCACCCTCGCCGGTGGCCACCATGCCGTGGCCCGCGGGGCTACCCTGCGCCGCGACCTGATCAACATCCCGGCCCGCTTCGCCGCCCCGGCCCGCAAACCAATGCTGCACCTACCCGCCCACTGGCATTGGCGAGCCAGATGGAAGGCCCTGTGGCACAACGTCATCGGTTACCCGATCGCGCAACCCCGCGCCGCCTGA
- the groL gene encoding chaperonin GroEL (60 kDa chaperone family; promotes refolding of misfolded polypeptides especially under stressful conditions; forms two stacked rings of heptamers to form a barrel-shaped 14mer; ends can be capped by GroES; misfolded proteins enter the barrel where they are refolded when GroES binds) — protein MSKLLEYDETARRDIEAGVDKLADTVRVTLGPRGRHVVLAKAFGGPTVTNDGVTVARDIDLEDPFENLGAQLVKSVATKTNDVAGDGTTTATVLAQAIIKGGLRLVAAGANPIALGAGISKAADAVSEALLAAATPVSGKTAIAQVATVSSRDEQIGELVGEAMSKVGHDGVVTVEESSTLSTELEFTEGVGFDKGFISAYFVTDFDSQQAVLEDALILLHREKISSLPDLLPLLEKVAETGKPLLVIAEDVEGEALATLVVNAIRKTLKAVAVKAPYFGDRRKAFLQDLAVVTGGQVVDPDVGLLLREVGLDVLGTARRVVVTKDDTVIVDGGGSAEAIAERAKQLRAEIETTDSDWDREKLEERLAKLAGGVAVIKVGAATETALKERKESVEDAVAAAKAAVEEGIVPGGGVSLLQAREALTDLRASLSGDEVLGVDVFSEALSAPLHWIAANAGLDGSVVVNKVSQLPAGHGLNAETLTFGDLAADGVVDPVKVTRSAVLNAASVARMVLTTETAVVDKPEEEEDGHGHAH, from the coding sequence ATGAGCAAACTGCTTGAGTACGACGAAACCGCGCGCCGCGACATCGAAGCCGGCGTCGACAAGCTCGCCGACACGGTACGGGTGACCCTGGGTCCGCGTGGCCGTCATGTCGTGTTGGCCAAGGCATTCGGCGGGCCGACCGTCACCAACGACGGTGTCACCGTGGCCCGCGACATCGACCTGGAAGACCCGTTCGAGAATCTGGGTGCCCAGCTGGTGAAGTCGGTAGCCACCAAGACCAACGACGTTGCGGGCGATGGCACCACCACCGCCACCGTGCTCGCGCAAGCAATCATCAAAGGGGGCCTGCGGCTCGTGGCCGCCGGCGCCAACCCGATCGCGCTGGGCGCGGGAATCAGCAAGGCCGCCGACGCGGTTTCGGAGGCATTGCTGGCCGCTGCCACCCCGGTGTCCGGCAAGACCGCGATCGCACAGGTTGCCACGGTGTCGTCGCGCGACGAACAGATCGGCGAACTGGTGGGCGAGGCAATGAGCAAGGTGGGCCACGACGGGGTGGTGACCGTCGAGGAATCGTCGACGCTGTCCACCGAGCTGGAGTTCACCGAGGGTGTCGGCTTCGACAAGGGATTCATCTCGGCGTACTTCGTCACCGACTTCGATTCGCAGCAGGCCGTGCTCGAGGACGCGCTGATCCTGCTGCACCGGGAAAAGATCAGCTCACTGCCGGATCTGCTGCCGCTGCTGGAGAAGGTCGCCGAAACCGGTAAACCGCTGCTGGTCATCGCCGAGGATGTCGAAGGGGAGGCCCTGGCGACGTTGGTGGTCAACGCCATCCGTAAGACGCTGAAGGCAGTCGCGGTCAAGGCGCCGTACTTCGGCGACCGCCGCAAGGCCTTCCTGCAGGACCTCGCTGTGGTCACCGGCGGCCAGGTGGTCGACCCCGATGTCGGGCTGCTGCTGCGCGAGGTCGGGCTGGACGTGTTGGGCACAGCTCGGCGCGTCGTGGTCACCAAGGACGACACCGTGATCGTCGACGGGGGCGGCAGCGCCGAAGCTATTGCCGAGCGTGCCAAGCAACTGCGCGCCGAGATCGAGACCACCGATTCCGATTGGGACCGCGAGAAACTCGAGGAGCGACTGGCCAAGCTGGCCGGCGGGGTGGCTGTCATCAAGGTGGGCGCGGCCACCGAAACCGCGCTCAAGGAGCGCAAGGAAAGCGTCGAAGACGCGGTCGCGGCTGCCAAGGCCGCGGTCGAGGAGGGCATTGTGCCGGGCGGCGGGGTCTCGCTGTTGCAGGCCCGCGAGGCGCTCACGGACCTGCGGGCGTCGCTGAGCGGTGACGAGGTTCTCGGTGTCGACGTGTTCTCCGAAGCGCTCAGCGCGCCGCTGCACTGGATCGCCGCGAACGCCGGGCTGGATGGGTCGGTCGTGGTGAACAAGGTCAGCCAGCTGCCGGCCGGGCACGGATTGAACGCCGAGACCCTGACCTTCGGCGACCTGGCAGCCGACGGGGTGGTCGACCCGGTGAAGGTCACCCGGTCTGCGGTGCTCAACGCCGCGTCGGTGGCCCGGATGGTGCTGACCACCGAGACCGCGGTGGTGGACAAGCCGGAGGAAGAGGAAGACGGGCACGGCCACGCTCACTAA
- the groES gene encoding co-chaperone GroES, producing the protein MASVNIKPLEDKILVQTIEAETTTASGLVIPDTAKEKPQEGKVVAVGPGRWDEDGEKRIPLDVSEGDTVIFSKYGGTEIKYNGEEYLILSARDVLAIVNK; encoded by the coding sequence GTGGCGAGCGTGAACATCAAGCCGCTCGAGGACAAGATCCTCGTACAAACCATCGAGGCCGAGACCACGACCGCGTCCGGTCTGGTCATTCCCGACACCGCCAAGGAAAAGCCGCAAGAGGGCAAGGTCGTCGCCGTCGGTCCCGGCCGATGGGATGAGGACGGCGAGAAGCGGATCCCGCTGGATGTGTCCGAGGGCGACACCGTCATCTTCAGCAAGTACGGCGGCACCGAGATCAAGTACAACGGCGAGGAGTACTTGATTCTGTCGGCTCGTGACGTGCTGGCCATCGTCAACAAGTAG
- a CDS encoding C39 family peptidase: MATIDVVFADVLDATRTFTVATLIAAAATGLAGVAHADPNGQMYGNPQAAAPYWRYQHGEDCGLMSVADVIGQLTGKEPSETAVVLRGLFTKSQAHHGDIYHFDGTSPQDLVVLLGKYGIQSDLTTGNSMQTLEQDLAGGHKVIAGVNAETIWNYPQGQGQRTNADHAVVVTGVDTRSNIVHLNDSGTPNGRDEQIPMDTFSQAWATGDNLLIVTRQTGSP, from the coding sequence ATGGCTACGATTGACGTCGTGTTCGCCGACGTCCTCGATGCGACCCGCACCTTTACCGTGGCCACCCTAATTGCCGCAGCGGCAACTGGATTGGCTGGGGTAGCGCACGCCGATCCCAATGGTCAAATGTATGGCAACCCGCAAGCGGCTGCCCCGTACTGGCGCTACCAACATGGAGAAGACTGTGGCTTGATGTCTGTCGCCGACGTGATCGGCCAGCTCACCGGCAAGGAACCGTCCGAAACCGCGGTCGTGCTGCGTGGATTGTTCACAAAGAGCCAAGCTCACCACGGCGACATCTACCACTTTGACGGCACGTCCCCCCAAGACCTGGTGGTGCTGCTGGGCAAATACGGCATCCAGTCCGACCTCACGACCGGCAACAGCATGCAGACGCTGGAGCAGGACCTGGCCGGCGGCCACAAGGTGATCGCGGGGGTCAACGCCGAAACCATCTGGAACTATCCCCAGGGCCAGGGTCAACGCACCAACGCCGACCATGCCGTTGTCGTCACCGGAGTCGACACCCGAAGCAACATCGTCCATCTCAACGACAGCGGCACGCCTAACGGCCGCGACGAACAAATCCCCATGGACACCTTCAGCCAAGCCTGGGCTACCGGCGACAACCTGCTCATCGTTACCCGACAGACCGGCAGCCCATAA
- the tsaD gene encoding tRNA (adenosine(37)-N6)-threonylcarbamoyltransferase complex transferase subunit TsaD: MIVLAIETSCDETGVGIARLSDDGTVTLLADEVASSVDEHVRFGGVVPEIASRAHLEALGPTMRRALAASSVSKPDVVAATIGPGLAGALMVGVAAAKAYSAAWEVPFYAVNHLGGHLAADVYEHGPLPECVALLVSGGHTHLLHVRSLGEPIAELGSTVDDAAGEAYDKVARLLGLGYPGGKALDDLARTGDRTAIAFPRGMTGPNDEWRSFSFSGLKTAVARYVESHPDASTADIAAGFQEAVADVLTMKAVRAAAELGVSTLLIAGGVAANSRLRELAEQRCREAGLTLRIPRPRLCTDNGAMIAAFAAHLVAAGASPSPLDVPSDPGLPAVRAQLP; this comes from the coding sequence ATGATCGTCCTGGCCATTGAAACCTCTTGTGACGAAACCGGTGTCGGCATCGCACGGCTCAGCGACGACGGCACGGTGACCCTGCTGGCTGACGAGGTGGCCTCCAGCGTCGACGAACATGTCCGGTTCGGCGGCGTCGTTCCTGAGATCGCGTCGCGTGCGCATCTGGAGGCACTCGGCCCCACCATGCGTCGTGCTTTAGCGGCTAGCAGCGTGTCCAAACCGGACGTCGTCGCCGCCACCATCGGGCCAGGATTGGCGGGCGCGCTGATGGTGGGAGTGGCTGCAGCCAAAGCATATTCGGCTGCCTGGGAGGTGCCGTTCTACGCGGTCAACCACCTCGGTGGGCACTTGGCCGCCGACGTCTACGAACACGGGCCGTTGCCGGAGTGCGTGGCACTGCTGGTCTCCGGCGGCCACACCCACCTGCTGCACGTGCGTTCGCTTGGCGAGCCGATCGCCGAGCTGGGCAGCACCGTCGACGACGCCGCCGGCGAGGCCTACGACAAGGTGGCGCGACTGCTGGGCCTGGGGTACCCGGGCGGCAAGGCGCTCGACGACCTCGCCCGCACGGGTGACCGCACAGCAATCGCTTTCCCGCGTGGCATGACCGGGCCCAACGACGAGTGGCGTTCGTTCAGCTTCTCCGGACTTAAGACGGCCGTCGCCCGCTACGTAGAAAGTCACCCCGACGCGTCGACCGCCGACATCGCGGCCGGCTTCCAGGAGGCGGTCGCCGACGTGCTGACCATGAAGGCCGTGCGCGCCGCCGCCGAACTCGGTGTGTCGACGTTGCTGATCGCCGGCGGAGTGGCTGCCAACTCGCGGCTGCGCGAACTGGCCGAGCAGCGCTGCCGCGAGGCCGGCCTGACACTGCGGATTCCCCGGCCCCGGTTGTGCACCGACAACGGCGCGATGATCGCGGCGTTTGCGGCGCATCTGGTGGCGGCGGGCGCATCGCCGTCACCGCTCGACGTCCCCAGCGATCCGGGCCTGCCCGCGGTGCGCGCTCAACTGCCCTGA
- the rimI gene encoding ribosomal protein S18-alanine N-acetyltransferase — protein MTAYDAEPITIDALTLADAERCAQLEAQLFPGDDPWPVAAFARELAAKNSHYVAARITTIGADPLRPAFSRACDHRPDTLVGYGGIARLGRRPPFEYEVHTIGVDPAYQGRGIGRRLLNELLRFAAGGTVYLEVRTDNAAAIALYRSAGFVNVGLRRRYYRVSGADAYTMRRDPQ, from the coding sequence ATGACGGCCTACGACGCCGAACCGATCACCATCGACGCGTTGACGCTCGCCGACGCCGAGCGGTGCGCGCAGTTGGAGGCCCAGCTGTTCCCCGGCGACGACCCGTGGCCGGTGGCGGCCTTCGCGCGGGAACTGGCCGCCAAGAACAGTCACTATGTGGCTGCCCGCATCACTACTATTGGCGCCGACCCGCTTCGCCCGGCTTTCAGCCGCGCTTGCGATCACCGCCCCGACACCCTCGTCGGGTACGGAGGCATCGCACGGTTGGGCCGCAGGCCGCCCTTCGAGTACGAAGTGCACACCATCGGCGTCGACCCCGCCTACCAGGGCCGCGGCATCGGCCGCCGGCTGCTGAACGAGTTGTTGCGCTTCGCCGCCGGGGGCACTGTCTACCTGGAAGTGCGTACCGACAACGCCGCGGCGATCGCGCTCTACCGCAGCGCGGGATTCGTCAACGTCGGCCTGCGCCGGCGCTATTACCGGGTAAGTGGCGCCGACGCCTACACCATGCGGCGGGATCCGCAATGA
- the tsaB gene encoding tRNA (adenosine(37)-N6)-threonylcarbamoyltransferase complex dimerization subunit type 1 TsaB, with the protein MSTAGDVLVLALDTATPAVTAGIVRCVLATDLEVLAQRVTIDARAHAERLTPNVVAALGDAGLTMADLDAVVVGCGPGPFTGLRVGMATAAAYGHALGIPVHPVCSLDAIGGQTCGDTLVVTDARRREIYWARYHDGVRVDGPAVNSARDVDPGPARAVAGSPEHAALFDLPHCGPVHPTPAGLVAAVADLSAKPAPLLPLYLRRPDAKVPATQVVPR; encoded by the coding sequence ATGAGCACCGCTGGCGACGTGCTGGTGTTGGCGCTCGACACCGCCACCCCGGCGGTCACGGCCGGAATCGTGCGGTGTGTGCTTGCCACCGATCTCGAGGTATTGGCCCAGCGGGTCACCATCGACGCCCGGGCGCACGCCGAACGACTCACCCCCAACGTCGTGGCCGCGCTCGGCGACGCCGGGTTGACCATGGCCGACCTCGACGCGGTCGTGGTGGGCTGTGGGCCGGGCCCGTTCACCGGTCTGCGGGTGGGCATGGCCACCGCGGCCGCTTACGGGCATGCGCTGGGTATCCCGGTACACCCGGTGTGCAGCCTGGACGCGATCGGTGGGCAAACCTGCGGCGACACGCTGGTGGTCACCGATGCCCGTCGCCGCGAAATCTATTGGGCCCGTTACCACGACGGGGTTCGTGTCGACGGCCCAGCGGTCAACTCTGCCCGCGACGTCGACCCCGGACCGGCGCGGGCAGTGGCCGGCTCACCGGAGCATGCGGCGTTGTTCGACCTGCCGCACTGTGGGCCGGTCCACCCGACGCCTGCGGGGTTGGTCGCGGCGGTGGCCGATTTGTCGGCTAAGCCGGCGCCGCTGCTGCCGCTGTATCTGCGTCGTCCCGACGCTAAAGTTCCTGCCACCCAGGTGGTTCCGCGATGA